A genomic window from Phoenix dactylifera cultivar Barhee BC4 unplaced genomic scaffold, palm_55x_up_171113_PBpolish2nd_filt_p 000196F, whole genome shotgun sequence includes:
- the LOC103704022 gene encoding 60S ribosomal protein L32-1-like, translating into MAVPLLAKKIVKKRVKKFKRAQSDRKICVKPNWRRPKGIDSRVRRKFKGCTLMPNIGYGSDKKTRHYLPNCFKKFVVHNVSELDLLMMHNRTYCAEIAHDVSTRKRKEIVERAAQLDIVVTNKLARLRSQEDE; encoded by the exons ATGGCGGTTCCGTTGCTCGCGAAGAAGATCGTTAAGAAGCGTGTCAAGAAGTTTAAGAGGGCCCAGAGCGACCGTAAAATTTGCGTCAAG CCAAACTGGCGTAGGCCCAAGGGTATTGATTCTCGTGTGAGAAGGAAGTTCAAGGGATGTACATTGATGCCCAATATCGGTTATGGATCTGACAAGAAGACCCGGCATTACCTGCCGAACTGTTTCAAGAAGTTTGTGGTTCACAATGTATCTGAGCTGGACTTGCTTATGATGCACAACAG GACTTACTGTGCTGAAATTGCGCACGATGTCTCCACAAGGAAGCGCAAGGAGATTGTAGAGCGAGCTGCACAACTGGACATTGTTGTCACCAACAAGCTTGCTAGGCTTCGCAGCCAGGAGGATGAGTGA